The Geobacter sp. AOG2 genome includes a window with the following:
- the miaB gene encoding tRNA (N6-isopentenyl adenosine(37)-C2)-methylthiotransferase MiaB: MNKKHLFIETFGCQMNVNDSERIVTMLADLGYMPTATPTDADMILLNTCSVRGGAEEKVYKRLIHFRSLKKARKDLILGVGGCVAQQEGDHLLQKFPFLDLVFGTHNLHLLPDMVRGAESGERRCETAFIDNDQRLDLFPPVRGASRLSRFVTVMQGCDNFCSYCIVPYVRGREISRRSADILDEVGQLAAEGVQEVVLLGQNVNSYGLKSADEPGFAQLIRQVAGVEGIRRIRFTTSHPKDMSDELIACFADVPKLCGQIHLPAQTGSDAVLSRMNRGYSRAAYLDRIRALKAARPGIAITGDMIVGFPGESEDDFEQTLTLMEEVRYADLFLFVYSPRPGTKAAELPEELSREQKVERLERLLALQRRITLEINKSYLGTIQEVLVEGEGKRPGQVSGKAESGRIVNFPGDPGLIGSFVPVRIVAAYQNSLLGQLQQNP, from the coding sequence ATGAACAAGAAACATCTCTTTATCGAAACCTTCGGCTGCCAGATGAATGTGAATGATTCCGAGCGGATTGTCACCATGCTGGCAGATTTGGGCTATATGCCGACCGCCACGCCGACCGATGCGGACATGATCCTGCTCAATACCTGCAGTGTCCGGGGTGGGGCGGAGGAGAAGGTCTACAAGCGCCTCATCCATTTCCGTAGCCTGAAAAAGGCAAGGAAGGACCTCATTTTGGGGGTAGGGGGTTGTGTGGCCCAGCAGGAAGGGGACCATCTGCTGCAAAAGTTTCCCTTTCTGGATCTGGTCTTCGGCACCCATAACCTGCACCTGCTCCCCGATATGGTGCGTGGGGCGGAAAGCGGCGAACGGCGGTGCGAGACCGCCTTCATCGATAACGACCAGCGTCTCGACCTGTTTCCCCCGGTCAGGGGAGCCAGCCGTCTGAGCCGCTTCGTTACCGTCATGCAGGGGTGCGACAATTTTTGTTCCTACTGCATCGTGCCCTATGTGCGGGGCCGCGAGATCAGCCGGCGCTCGGCCGATATCCTCGATGAGGTCGGGCAGCTTGCCGCCGAGGGCGTCCAGGAGGTCGTGCTGCTGGGGCAGAACGTCAATTCCTATGGCCTTAAAAGCGCCGATGAGCCGGGTTTCGCCCAGTTGATCAGACAGGTTGCCGGGGTGGAGGGGATTCGCCGTATCCGTTTTACCACCTCCCATCCCAAGGATATGTCCGATGAACTGATAGCTTGTTTTGCTGACGTACCCAAGCTGTGCGGCCAGATCCACCTGCCGGCGCAGACCGGCAGCGACGCGGTGCTCTCCCGCATGAACCGCGGCTATTCCCGGGCGGCGTATCTGGACAGGATCCGCGCCCTCAAGGCGGCCCGGCCCGGCATCGCCATCACCGGCGACATGATCGTCGGCTTCCCCGGCGAGAGCGAGGACGATTTCGAGCAGACGCTGACCCTGATGGAAGAGGTCCGCTACGCCGACCTGTTTTTGTTCGTGTATTCGCCGCGCCCCGGCACCAAGGCCGCGGAACTGCCCGAAGAGCTTTCCCGCGAGCAAAAGGTGGAACGTCTGGAACGCCTGCTGGCTCTGCAAAGGCGCATCACCCTCGAGATCAACAAGTCGTATCTCGGCACCATCCAGGAGGTTTTGGTGGAGGGGGAGGGGAAACGTCCCGGCCAGGTGTCCGGCAAGGCGGAAAGCGGCAGGATCGTGAATTTCCCCGGCGATCCCGGTCTGATCGGGAGTTTTGTTCCGGTGCGCATCGTGGCGGCCTACCAGAACTCGCTGCTGGGGCAATTGCAACAAAACCCGTAA
- a CDS encoding glutamine--tRNA ligase/YqeY domain fusion protein: MSTESTPTPVSNNFLRTIIDDDLKNGKHASIVTRFPPEPNGYLHIGHAKSICINFGLARDFGGRCHLRFDDTNPVKEETEYIESIKESVRWLGFDWGDNLYYASEYFEQLYEWAQYLIQQGKAYVEDLSADEIRAYRGTLTEPGKESPWRTRTVDENLDLFRRMRSGEFPDGAKVLRAKIDMASPNINLRDPVLYRIIHATHPHVGDAWCVYPMYDFAHGQSDAIEGITHSICTLEFEAHKPLYEWFLDNLPVPNRPRQYEFARLNLTYAVMSKRKLHELVNLGIVGGWDDPRMPTLMGIRRRGYTPEAVRAFCELIGVGRSDSWIDMSILEECVRADLNERAPRAMAVLRPLKVVVDNYPEGRTEEFEAANHPQKPEMGSHRVTFSRELFIEQDDFMEEPPKGFFRMTPGSEVRLRYAYIVRCTGVVKDETGAVTEVHCEYDPASRGGSAPDGRKIKGTIHWVSQAHAVDAEVRLFDRLFSDPNPDRGGADYKQFLNPLSVEVLGAVKLEKSLADADPETRFQFERQGYFRLDPVDSKPGTPIFNRIVTLRDAWTKK, from the coding sequence ATGTCCACCGAATCGACACCAACACCGGTATCCAACAATTTCCTGCGCACCATCATCGACGACGACCTGAAAAACGGCAAGCACGCGTCCATAGTCACCCGGTTCCCGCCGGAGCCGAACGGCTACCTGCATATCGGCCATGCCAAGTCCATCTGCATCAACTTCGGGCTGGCCCGGGATTTCGGCGGCCGCTGCCACCTGCGTTTCGACGACACCAACCCGGTCAAGGAAGAGACGGAGTATATCGAGTCCATCAAGGAGAGCGTCCGCTGGCTCGGCTTCGACTGGGGCGACAACCTCTATTACGCCTCGGAATATTTCGAGCAGCTCTATGAATGGGCACAGTACCTGATACAGCAGGGCAAAGCCTACGTGGAGGACCTTTCCGCCGATGAGATCCGCGCCTACCGCGGCACCCTGACCGAACCGGGCAAGGAAAGCCCCTGGCGCACCCGTACCGTCGACGAGAACCTCGACCTGTTCCGGCGCATGCGCTCCGGGGAGTTTCCCGACGGGGCCAAGGTGCTCAGGGCGAAGATCGACATGGCCTCTCCCAACATCAACCTGCGCGACCCGGTGTTGTACCGCATCATTCACGCCACGCATCCTCATGTGGGCGATGCCTGGTGCGTCTATCCCATGTACGATTTCGCCCATGGCCAGTCGGATGCCATCGAGGGTATCACCCATTCCATCTGCACCCTGGAGTTCGAGGCGCATAAGCCGCTGTACGAATGGTTCCTGGACAACCTGCCGGTACCGAACCGGCCGCGGCAGTACGAGTTTGCGCGACTCAACCTGACCTACGCGGTGATGAGCAAGCGCAAGCTCCATGAACTGGTCAACCTGGGGATCGTCGGCGGCTGGGACGACCCGCGCATGCCGACCCTCATGGGCATCCGGCGGCGCGGTTACACGCCCGAGGCGGTCCGGGCCTTCTGCGAACTCATCGGGGTGGGGCGCAGCGATTCCTGGATCGATATGTCCATTCTGGAGGAATGCGTCCGCGCCGACCTGAACGAGCGCGCCCCCCGCGCCATGGCGGTGCTCAGGCCGCTCAAGGTCGTGGTCGATAACTACCCCGAAGGCCGGACCGAGGAGTTCGAGGCCGCGAACCATCCCCAGAAACCGGAGATGGGGAGCCATCGGGTGACCTTTTCCCGCGAACTGTTCATCGAACAGGACGACTTCATGGAGGAGCCGCCCAAAGGGTTCTTCCGCATGACCCCCGGCAGCGAGGTGCGCCTCCGTTACGCCTACATCGTGCGCTGCACCGGCGTGGTCAAGGACGAAACCGGCGCCGTAACCGAGGTGCACTGCGAGTACGATCCCGCGTCGCGGGGCGGTTCGGCGCCCGACGGCAGGAAGATCAAGGGCACCATCCACTGGGTTTCCCAGGCCCATGCCGTGGATGCCGAGGTGCGCCTCTTCGACCGCCTCTTCAGCGACCCCAATCCCGACCGGGGCGGGGCCGACTACAAGCAGTTTCTCAATCCGCTCTCCGTTGAGGTCCTTGGGGCCGTCAAACTGGAGAAAAGCCTGGCCGATGCCGACCCGGAAACCCGTTTCCAGTTCGAACGCCAGGGATATTTCCGTCTGGACCCCGTGGATTCGAAACCGGGAACGCCGATATTCAACCGGATCGTGACCCTCCGGGATGCCTGGACCAAAAAGTGA